The following are encoded together in the Sinorhizobium terangae genome:
- a CDS encoding ABC transporter ATP-binding protein → MTVLGGTILQLSDVSKSFGEGKSRNDVLSGVNLKVEEGEFIAIVGFSGSGKSTLISLLAGLTMPDRGAVLFRDKEVSGPGPERGVVFQSYSLMPWLSVRANVALAVDAVHSAKSKAERASLVQYYIEMVGLAHATERRPAELSGGMRQRVAVARALAMQPDVLLLDEPLSALDALTRSKLQDEFAEISSKEKKTIILITNDVDEAILLADRIVPLTPGPNASLGPSFEVNLPRPRDRAEMNSNAEFIRLRGAVTEYLMDLGAGRTTAESGAVALPNVVPITQKLAGTKLPDAYARKARSAIEKSYVEFFEVRKVYPTPKGALTVVDGFNLKMNRGEFISIIGHSGCGKSTVLSMMAGLNPISSGGIILDGREISGAGPDRAVVFQAPSLLPWLTARENVALGVDRVYPDATPAERRDVVEYYLQRVGLGDAMHRLAADLSNGMKQRVGIARAFALSPKLLLLDEPFGMLDSLTRWELQEVLMDVWKRTQVTAICVTHDVDEAILLADRVVMMSNGPNARIGNIMEVNLPRPRSRKELLSHPDYYAYREELLDFLEAYEGGASPAPEHLEAIRAKRAARTMLSAQTLKKQAAE, encoded by the coding sequence ATGACCGTTCTTGGCGGGACAATTCTTCAACTGAGCGATGTCTCGAAGTCCTTCGGCGAGGGAAAATCGCGCAATGACGTCCTTTCAGGCGTCAACCTCAAGGTCGAGGAAGGCGAGTTCATTGCCATCGTCGGTTTTTCCGGCTCAGGCAAATCGACGCTGATTTCCCTCCTCGCCGGCCTGACGATGCCGGATCGCGGTGCGGTGCTCTTCCGCGACAAGGAAGTGTCGGGTCCGGGGCCGGAGCGCGGCGTCGTCTTCCAATCCTATTCGCTGATGCCCTGGCTGTCGGTCCGCGCCAATGTCGCCCTTGCCGTCGATGCGGTGCATTCCGCCAAGAGCAAAGCCGAAAGGGCGAGCCTCGTTCAGTACTATATCGAGATGGTCGGTCTCGCCCACGCGACAGAGCGCCGGCCTGCGGAGCTCTCGGGCGGCATGCGCCAGCGCGTGGCCGTGGCAAGAGCGCTCGCGATGCAGCCCGACGTGCTCCTGCTCGACGAGCCGCTCTCGGCACTCGACGCGCTCACCCGCTCGAAGCTTCAGGACGAATTCGCCGAGATCTCGTCGAAGGAAAAGAAGACCATCATCCTCATCACCAACGACGTCGATGAGGCGATCCTGCTTGCCGACAGGATTGTCCCCTTGACGCCCGGTCCGAATGCCTCGCTCGGTCCCAGCTTCGAGGTGAACCTGCCGCGACCGCGCGACCGTGCGGAAATGAACTCGAACGCCGAGTTCATCCGTCTTCGCGGCGCCGTCACCGAATATCTGATGGATCTGGGCGCCGGACGAACCACCGCAGAAAGCGGCGCCGTCGCCTTGCCCAACGTCGTGCCGATCACCCAGAAACTTGCCGGCACCAAGCTGCCCGACGCCTATGCGCGAAAGGCGCGCTCCGCGATCGAAAAGAGCTACGTCGAGTTTTTCGAGGTCCGAAAGGTCTATCCGACGCCGAAAGGTGCGTTGACAGTGGTCGATGGCTTCAACCTCAAGATGAATAGAGGCGAGTTCATCTCGATCATCGGCCATTCGGGATGCGGCAAGTCGACCGTTCTGTCGATGATGGCCGGCCTCAATCCGATCTCGTCCGGCGGCATCATCCTCGATGGACGGGAAATTTCCGGCGCCGGTCCGGATCGGGCGGTGGTTTTCCAGGCTCCATCGCTGCTTCCCTGGCTGACCGCCCGCGAAAACGTCGCGCTCGGCGTCGACCGGGTCTATCCGGACGCGACGCCCGCCGAGCGCCGCGACGTCGTCGAGTATTACCTCCAACGTGTCGGCCTCGGCGATGCGATGCACCGGCTTGCCGCGGACCTCTCGAACGGCATGAAGCAGCGCGTCGGCATCGCCCGGGCGTTCGCGCTGTCACCGAAGCTGCTGCTGCTCGACGAGCCTTTCGGCATGCTCGACAGCCTCACCCGCTGGGAGCTGCAGGAAGTCCTGATGGACGTGTGGAAGCGGACCCAGGTGACGGCGATCTGCGTCACGCATGACGTCGACGAGGCGATCCTGCTCGCCGATCGGGTGGTGATGATGTCTAACGGCCCCAATGCGCGGATCGGCAACATCATGGAGGTGAACCTGCCGCGGCCTCGCTCGCGCAAGGAACTCCTGTCGCACCCCGACTACTACGCCTACCGCGAGGAACTCCTGGACTTCCTGGAAGCCTACGAAGGCGGGGCCAGCCCCGCTCCCGAACATCTCGAAGCGATCCGGGCGAAGCGCGCCGCCCGAACGATGTTGTCCGCCCAGACCCTCAAGAAACAAGCCGCGGAGTAA
- a CDS encoding ABC transporter permease has translation MTQAITVADPKLARRERLFQRINKAAGWLNALGLGWVTPILRMAAGDNVAEQMSEIRKVLLVPLAGILCFLALWGFLAPKVQTSLGAIPGPAAVFGQANVLLQDHFVERSKATAFYARQDERNAKLVADGKADQVKHRVFTGKPTYIDQITTSLMTVGLGFVIATLVAVPLGIASGLSKTINGAINPLIQIFKPVSPLAWLPIVTMVVSALYVDPSSLLPKSLVISAVTVTLCSLWPTLINTALGVASIDKDLVNVGKVLQLSTATTIRKLVLPSALPLIFTGLRLSLGVGWMVLIAAEMLAQNPGLGKFVWDEFQNGSSDSLARIMVAVLTIGIIGFVLDRVMYALQSAFTFSSNR, from the coding sequence ATGACTCAAGCGATCACCGTGGCTGACCCGAAACTCGCACGACGAGAGCGTCTGTTTCAGCGGATCAATAAAGCCGCCGGCTGGCTCAACGCGCTTGGCCTCGGCTGGGTGACCCCGATCCTGCGCATGGCAGCCGGCGACAATGTCGCCGAGCAGATGTCCGAGATTCGCAAGGTGCTGCTGGTGCCGCTCGCGGGCATCCTGTGCTTCCTCGCGCTTTGGGGCTTTCTTGCGCCGAAGGTTCAAACCTCGCTTGGCGCCATTCCCGGGCCTGCGGCCGTCTTCGGCCAGGCCAACGTGCTTCTGCAGGATCATTTCGTGGAACGGAGCAAGGCAACGGCTTTCTATGCCCGGCAGGACGAACGCAACGCCAAGCTCGTTGCCGATGGCAAGGCCGATCAGGTGAAGCATCGCGTGTTCACCGGCAAGCCGACCTATATCGACCAGATCACGACCTCGCTGATGACGGTCGGGCTCGGCTTCGTGATCGCGACGCTGGTCGCCGTGCCGCTCGGGATAGCCTCCGGTCTCTCCAAGACGATCAACGGTGCCATCAACCCGCTGATCCAGATCTTCAAGCCCGTCTCGCCGCTGGCATGGCTGCCGATCGTAACAATGGTCGTCTCGGCGCTTTATGTCGATCCGTCGAGCCTGCTGCCGAAGTCACTGGTGATCTCGGCCGTTACCGTGACCCTCTGTTCGCTGTGGCCGACGCTGATCAATACGGCGCTCGGCGTGGCTTCGATCGACAAGGACCTGGTGAACGTCGGCAAGGTGCTTCAGCTTTCGACCGCGACGACGATCCGCAAGCTGGTTTTGCCTTCCGCCCTTCCGTTGATCTTCACCGGGCTGAGACTCTCGCTCGGTGTGGGCTGGATGGTGCTGATCGCGGCCGAAATGCTCGCCCAGAATCCGGGTCTCGGAAAGTTCGTCTGGGACGAATTCCAGAACGGCTCTTCAGACTCGCTCGCCCGCATCATGGTTGCGGTGCTGACGATCGGTATCATCGGCTTCGTTCTGGACCGGGTCATGTATGCTCTCCAGTCCGCCTTCACCTTCTCGTCGAACCGGTAG
- a CDS encoding CmpA/NrtA family ABC transporter substrate-binding protein, whose amino-acid sequence MTRPSTGKFAKCSLAAWAAALYVGAGSFASAEMLVPEKDELKLGFIKLTDMAPLAIAYEKGFFEEEGLFVTLEPQANWKVLLDRVITGELDGAHMLAGQPLAATIGFGTKAHIVTPFSMDLNGNGITVSNDVWAMMKENIPLGADGKPAHPIKADALKPVVDAFKAEGKPFNLGMVFPVSTHNYELRYWLAAGGIHPGFYSPENVTGQIRADALLSVTPPPQMPATLEAGTIVGYSVGEPWNQAAVFKGIGVPVVTDYEIWKNNPEKVFGLTKEFTEKYPNTTLALTKALIRAAKWLDENNNANRAEAVEILSRSEYVGADADVIANSMTGTFEYERGDKRDVPDFNVFFRHNATYPFYSDAIWYLTQMRRWGQIAEHKDDAWYAETAKSVYLPDIYMKAAGMLVEEGKADKGDFPFGTDGYKAPTSDFIDGVTFDAKAPNAYIDSLKIGLKNEQTISGSDVVGG is encoded by the coding sequence ATGACGAGGCCTTCCACCGGAAAATTCGCGAAGTGTTCGCTCGCCGCCTGGGCGGCCGCACTCTATGTCGGCGCCGGCTCTTTCGCGTCTGCCGAGATGCTCGTGCCCGAGAAAGACGAACTCAAGCTCGGTTTCATAAAGCTCACCGACATGGCGCCTCTCGCGATCGCCTATGAGAAGGGCTTCTTCGAGGAAGAGGGGCTGTTCGTCACGCTCGAACCGCAGGCCAACTGGAAGGTGCTGCTCGACCGCGTGATAACAGGCGAACTGGACGGCGCGCATATGCTCGCCGGTCAGCCGCTCGCCGCCACCATCGGCTTCGGCACCAAGGCGCATATCGTGACGCCCTTCTCCATGGACCTCAACGGCAACGGCATCACCGTTTCGAATGACGTCTGGGCGATGATGAAGGAGAATATTCCGCTCGGCGCGGACGGCAAGCCGGCCCACCCCATCAAGGCCGACGCGCTGAAGCCCGTCGTCGATGCATTCAAGGCCGAGGGCAAGCCATTCAATCTCGGCATGGTGTTTCCGGTTTCCACTCACAACTACGAGCTTCGTTACTGGCTGGCCGCCGGCGGCATTCATCCGGGTTTCTATTCGCCGGAAAACGTCACGGGACAGATCAGGGCGGACGCGCTTCTTTCCGTGACGCCGCCGCCACAGATGCCCGCCACGCTCGAAGCCGGCACGATTGTCGGCTACAGCGTCGGCGAGCCCTGGAACCAGGCCGCCGTCTTCAAGGGCATCGGCGTTCCGGTGGTGACCGACTACGAAATCTGGAAGAACAATCCGGAGAAGGTCTTCGGGCTGACCAAGGAATTCACCGAGAAGTATCCGAACACGACCCTTGCGCTGACAAAGGCGCTCATCCGCGCCGCCAAATGGCTGGACGAAAACAACAACGCCAACAGGGCCGAGGCAGTCGAAATCCTGTCGCGCAGCGAATATGTCGGCGCCGACGCGGACGTGATCGCCAACTCGATGACCGGCACGTTCGAATACGAGCGGGGCGACAAGCGCGACGTTCCCGACTTCAACGTCTTCTTCCGCCACAACGCGACCTATCCGTTCTACTCCGATGCCATCTGGTACCTGACGCAGATGCGCCGCTGGGGTCAGATCGCCGAGCACAAGGACGACGCCTGGTACGCGGAAACGGCGAAGTCCGTCTATCTGCCCGACATCTACATGAAAGCGGCAGGGATGCTGGTCGAAGAGGGCAAGGCGGACAAGGGCGACTTCCCCTTCGGCACCGACGGCTACAAGGCGCCGACCTCCGACTTCATCGACGGCGTCACCTTCGATGCCAAGGCGCCGAACGCCTACATCGACTCCCTCAAGATCGGGCTGAAGAACGAACAGACGATATCCGGGTCGGATGTCGTTGGCGGCTGA
- a CDS encoding CmpA/NrtA family ABC transporter substrate-binding protein, with protein sequence MAATADITLGFMPLFDSAVLIAASEKGFVADEGLTVQLVRETSWANIRDRIAVGHFQAAHMLAPMPIAANLGLTPLSLDLVAPFALGLGGNAVTVSRGLWEGMVAEGARPGTDPGTNGAALRRVVERRRAAGEPPLRFAVVHPFSGHNYELRYWLAGCGIDPESHVEIVVVPPPLMADALSTGAIDGFCVGEPWNSVAVARHAGRIVTTKASIWRLSPEKVLGVSARFASENRPALNALLRALYRSSMWCGESANHEELAALMSSPAYLDLPRKMLMPILTGRLTLGDGATGDIPEFFVPHAKGATFPWQSHALWFYSQMVRWGHTPHSAALAERARDTYRPDIYRQALKPIAAPMPGANMKVEGALTVAAPVGASEKGLILGPDGFFDGRIFDPDRLEGYLASQR encoded by the coding sequence ATGGCTGCCACCGCCGACATCACCCTCGGCTTCATGCCGCTCTTCGACAGCGCCGTGCTCATTGCCGCCAGCGAAAAGGGCTTCGTCGCCGACGAGGGCCTCACGGTGCAGCTCGTCCGGGAAACCTCCTGGGCCAATATCCGCGATCGGATCGCCGTCGGCCATTTCCAGGCGGCCCACATGCTGGCGCCAATGCCGATTGCAGCCAATCTCGGCCTCACGCCCCTGTCGCTGGACCTCGTGGCGCCCTTTGCGCTCGGACTTGGCGGCAATGCGGTGACGGTGTCACGCGGTCTCTGGGAAGGCATGGTCGCTGAGGGCGCCAGGCCCGGCACCGACCCGGGCACCAACGGCGCAGCCTTGAGGCGCGTCGTCGAACGCCGCCGCGCAGCCGGCGAACCGCCGCTGCGTTTTGCCGTCGTCCACCCCTTCTCCGGCCATAACTACGAGTTGCGCTATTGGCTCGCGGGCTGCGGCATCGATCCGGAAAGCCACGTCGAGATTGTCGTCGTTCCCCCGCCGCTGATGGCCGATGCACTGTCGACCGGCGCGATCGACGGGTTCTGCGTCGGCGAACCGTGGAACAGCGTCGCGGTCGCACGCCATGCCGGACGCATTGTCACCACCAAGGCGTCGATCTGGCGGCTGAGCCCTGAAAAGGTGCTCGGTGTGTCAGCCCGGTTCGCCTCCGAGAACCGCCCCGCGCTGAACGCGCTGCTGCGCGCGCTCTACCGAAGCTCGATGTGGTGCGGCGAAAGCGCAAATCACGAAGAACTCGCGGCGCTGATGAGCAGCCCTGCCTATCTCGACCTTCCGCGCAAGATGCTGATGCCGATCCTCACGGGCCGACTGACGCTCGGCGACGGCGCGACCGGCGACATTCCCGAATTCTTTGTCCCGCATGCCAAGGGAGCGACCTTTCCCTGGCAGAGCCACGCCCTCTGGTTCTACAGCCAAATGGTGCGCTGGGGACACACGCCGCATTCGGCAGCACTTGCCGAGCGTGCGCGTGACACCTATCGGCCGGACATCTACAGACAGGCGCTGAAGCCGATCGCTGCGCCGATGCCCGGCGCCAACATGAAGGTCGAGGGCGCCCTGACCGTGGCGGCACCGGTCGGCGCTTCGGAAAAAGGGCTTATTCTCGGTCCCGACGGCTTTTTCGACGGCCGGATCTTCGACCCGGACCGCCTCGAGGGCTACCTGGCGAGCCAGCGCTGA
- a CDS encoding ANTAR domain-containing response regulator has protein sequence MTRRDLIILVIDENAIRASIIEEGLRDAGHSRVSIVHDVHGVGRVIERLQPDVIVIDLENPNRDLLESMFQLSRSVKRPIAMFVDRSDSSMIEAAIDAGVSAYVVDGLRQERVKSILDMAISRFNAFSRMERELAEARSELADRKVIDRAKGILMKSRGISEEEAYKLLRTTAMNQNRKIAEIAQSLVLAAGLLEDL, from the coding sequence ATGACCCGCCGCGACCTGATCATTCTTGTGATTGACGAGAACGCCATCCGCGCCTCGATCATCGAGGAAGGCTTGCGCGATGCCGGCCACAGCCGCGTGAGCATCGTGCACGATGTCCATGGCGTCGGGCGGGTGATCGAACGGTTGCAACCGGACGTGATCGTCATCGATCTCGAAAATCCCAACCGCGATTTGCTGGAGAGCATGTTCCAGCTCTCCCGCTCGGTAAAGCGCCCGATCGCCATGTTCGTTGACCGATCCGACAGCAGCATGATCGAAGCGGCAATCGACGCCGGCGTCTCGGCCTATGTCGTCGACGGACTGCGGCAGGAACGCGTGAAGTCGATCCTCGATATGGCGATCAGCCGTTTCAACGCCTTTTCACGCATGGAGCGTGAGTTGGCGGAAGCGCGCAGCGAGCTTGCAGACCGCAAGGTGATCGACCGGGCCAAGGGCATCCTGATGAAGTCGCGCGGCATCAGCGAAGAAGAGGCCTACAAGCTCCTGCGCACGACCGCGATGAACCAGAACCGCAAGATAGCCGAAATCGCACAGAGCCTGGTGCTCGCGGCAGGATTGCTGGAGGACCTGTAA